The following are encoded together in the Acidobacteriota bacterium genome:
- the recO gene encoding DNA repair protein RecO: MPLHKTEAFVLRTYALKEADKICVFLTKDQGKVRGVAHGARKIRSRFGSSLEPLTEVALTYFQKEGFELVSVSTCDILRSHFERGARDVETASAFSYLAELLTEFLPEHEPNERLYRLVLATLEAIEKEERDLSQILRYFESWLLRLVGFFPDTSHCAVCDETISADESVFLTGEGAPRCLACSGARGFSVDVHLRSTILEMFRSHPTAFARKQIRPEHLIKIGEINYQIIRHALERDLKSRSLLKQTSTA, translated from the coding sequence ATGCCGTTACACAAGACCGAGGCCTTTGTGCTGCGAACGTACGCGCTCAAGGAAGCAGATAAGATCTGTGTGTTCTTGACGAAGGACCAGGGCAAGGTTCGGGGCGTGGCGCACGGCGCGAGAAAAATCAGAAGCCGCTTCGGCTCTTCGCTCGAACCGCTCACCGAAGTGGCGTTGACTTACTTTCAAAAAGAGGGATTTGAGCTAGTCAGCGTTTCCACGTGTGACATCCTGCGTTCTCATTTCGAGAGGGGCGCGCGCGATGTCGAGACCGCGAGTGCATTCTCGTATCTGGCTGAACTGCTCACTGAGTTTCTGCCGGAGCATGAGCCTAACGAGCGGCTTTACAGATTGGTCCTCGCAACGCTCGAGGCAATAGAGAAAGAAGAACGCGATCTTTCGCAGATACTGAGGTACTTTGAGTCGTGGCTGCTCCGGCTTGTGGGGTTCTTCCCGGACACTTCGCATTGCGCTGTCTGCGACGAAACGATCTCAGCGGATGAGTCTGTCTTTCTGACGGGAGAGGGAGCGCCCCGCTGCCTGGCTTGCAGTGGAGCCAGGGGCTTTTCGGTCGACGTGCATCTGCGAAGCACGATCCTCGAGATGTTTCGCAGTCATCCCACCGCGTTCGCCCGCAAACAAATAAGACCCGAACACTTGATCAAGATCGGCGAGATCAACTATCAGATCATCCGTCACGCTCTCGAGCGCGACCTCAAGTCAAGATCTTTGCTGAAACAAACCAGCACGGCTTAA
- the larE gene encoding ATP-dependent sacrificial sulfur transferase LarE, producing MITQAGLREAHESVGIASKERKLKELLQSFGSVIVAFSGGVDSAYLAYVASEELGERALAVTGDSASYPTFQRELANQITARFGVRHEIILTAEFDDPNYISNPSNRCYYCKSELYTKLDQMARDRGVSVICDGTNADDVGDYRPGRQAARELGVRSPLLECGMTKAEIRELSRRAGLPTWNEPASACLSSRVPYGQIVTIEKLSMVDKAEMALKQLGFRQVRVRHHGDVARIEVAEEEMTRALDPEMARRMSAALKAVGFKYVTLDLEGYRTGSLNEAL from the coding sequence GTGATCACTCAAGCAGGTCTACGCGAAGCTCACGAATCAGTCGGCATCGCGTCAAAGGAACGGAAGCTGAAGGAACTTCTGCAAAGCTTCGGCTCTGTCATCGTCGCGTTTTCAGGTGGAGTCGATAGCGCTTACCTGGCTTATGTCGCCAGTGAAGAACTCGGCGAACGCGCGCTGGCAGTCACCGGCGACAGCGCATCGTATCCTACTTTCCAGCGGGAACTCGCCAATCAGATCACGGCGAGGTTCGGAGTTCGTCACGAGATCATTCTCACCGCAGAGTTCGACGACCCAAACTACATCAGCAATCCCTCGAACCGATGCTACTACTGCAAGTCGGAGCTCTACACGAAGCTGGATCAGATGGCGCGCGACCGTGGAGTTTCAGTGATATGCGATGGTACCAATGCCGATGACGTCGGGGACTACAGGCCGGGCAGGCAAGCCGCGCGAGAGTTGGGAGTACGTTCGCCGCTGTTGGAATGTGGCATGACCAAGGCGGAGATCCGCGAGTTGTCGCGCCGAGCGGGACTGCCGACGTGGAACGAGCCCGCATCCGCGTGCCTATCGTCGCGAGTGCCTTACGGTCAAATTGTCACAATCGAGAAGCTTTCAATGGTAGACAAAGCAGAAATGGCCTTGAAGCAACTGGGTTTTCGGCAAGTGCGCGTGCGACACCACGGCGACGTTGCCCGAATAGAAGTTGCGGAAGAAGAAATGACGCGCGCGCTTGATCCTGAGATGGCGCGCCGGATGTCGGCCGCGCTCAAGGCGGTTGGCTTCAAGTACGTCACGCTCGATCTTGAAGGCTACCGGACAGGCTCGTTGAATGAGGCTCTCTGA
- a CDS encoding protein tyrosine phosphatase family protein: MKRFLLVIVAMSSLGAVSAATVQQERSKLDKIQQALKDDVPHIVCVDERIATGGQPTDGAFAKLAANGYRSVLNLRTASEGIDLKHEQEAIEKAGMRYVNIPIVSSAPKPEQVGEFIKAVKDKDNQPMLIHCGSANRVGAFWMIYRVIDQGWAEDKALDEATKIGLTSPVLKTFAHEYITAHQPRKTFSN; the protein is encoded by the coding sequence ATGAAGAGGTTCTTACTTGTGATTGTGGCTATGAGTTCGCTCGGAGCGGTTTCGGCGGCAACGGTTCAACAGGAGAGATCGAAGCTCGACAAGATTCAACAGGCACTAAAAGACGACGTGCCGCATATAGTCTGCGTTGATGAACGCATTGCCACCGGCGGCCAACCCACCGATGGGGCTTTCGCTAAGCTCGCGGCTAACGGCTATCGCTCGGTGCTCAACCTTCGCACAGCTTCCGAAGGCATCGATCTAAAACACGAGCAAGAGGCGATCGAGAAAGCAGGGATGCGATACGTCAACATACCTATCGTGTCGAGTGCGCCCAAGCCTGAACAGGTTGGGGAGTTCATCAAGGCGGTGAAAGACAAAGACAACCAACCGATGTTGATCCACTGCGGCAGCGCAAATCGAGTCGGCGCGTTTTGGATGATCTATAGAGTCATCGACCAGGGCTGGGCCGAGGACAAGGCGCTCGATGAAGCGACAAAGATCGGTCTCACGAGCCCCGTGCTGAAGACATTCGCTCACGAATACATAACGGCGCATCAGCCACGGAAGACCTTTTCGAACTGA
- a CDS encoding LemA family protein, with amino-acid sequence MGILVGVLLLFLIVGGGACGTYNSLNGKREVVRQRWSNVDTNLERRADLIPNLVNTVKGYTKHEDKVFSEIAQARSRLINPQATPEEKIAANAEMGSALSRLLVITENYPDLKASEQYKNLMTQLEGTENRIGVARQDYNQVVADYNTTRGNFPGVIFANLFGFQREQEFKAEPAKREVPEVKF; translated from the coding sequence ATGGGAATCCTAGTGGGAGTGCTACTGCTATTTCTGATCGTCGGCGGGGGAGCGTGCGGCACTTACAACTCGCTGAACGGGAAACGCGAAGTCGTGAGGCAGAGATGGTCGAACGTCGATACCAATCTCGAGCGACGCGCGGATTTGATTCCCAACCTGGTGAACACGGTGAAGGGCTACACCAAACACGAAGACAAAGTCTTTAGCGAAATCGCTCAGGCGCGATCGCGACTGATCAATCCTCAGGCGACACCTGAAGAGAAAATCGCTGCGAACGCAGAAATGGGCAGCGCACTCAGCCGGTTGCTGGTCATCACCGAGAACTATCCTGACTTGAAGGCGAGCGAGCAGTACAAGAACCTTATGACCCAGCTCGAAGGCACGGAGAATCGCATCGGCGTTGCCCGGCAGGACTACAACCAGGTGGTGGCGGATTACAACACCACGCGGGGGAATTTTCCGGGCGTGATCTTTGCGAATTTGTTCGGCTTTCAACGGGAGCAAGAGTTCAAGGCTGAACCCGCAAAACGCGAGGTCCCCGAGGTGAAGTTTTGA
- a CDS encoding crotonase/enoyl-CoA hydratase family protein codes for MPVRVEKNGPVTTVVLSRPQVRNAVDRETAQALADAFRDFDRDADADVGVLYGDNGTFCAGADLKAIAAGNHNRTEPTGDGPMGPSRMLLSKPVIAAISGFAVAGGLELALWCDLRVMEDDAVLGVFCRRWGVPLIDGGTVRLPRLIGLSRALDLILTGRPVSAAEALSIGLVHRVVPGGTSRRAAEELARELAEFPQVCMRGDRMSAYQQIGLSLEEAMANEFDHGVAALKEETSAGAKRFASGAGRHGAFEESS; via the coding sequence ATGCCTGTGCGCGTCGAGAAGAACGGGCCGGTTACCACTGTCGTTCTGAGCCGGCCCCAAGTCCGCAACGCCGTCGATCGCGAAACCGCGCAAGCGCTCGCTGACGCTTTCCGCGATTTTGATCGAGACGCCGACGCCGATGTGGGAGTGCTCTACGGCGACAACGGAACCTTCTGCGCAGGCGCTGACCTGAAAGCGATCGCCGCGGGCAATCACAATCGGACGGAGCCGACAGGCGATGGTCCGATGGGGCCTTCCCGAATGCTTTTGAGCAAACCGGTGATCGCAGCGATATCGGGATTTGCTGTGGCCGGCGGGCTGGAGCTTGCGCTGTGGTGCGATTTGAGGGTGATGGAAGACGACGCGGTGCTCGGCGTGTTTTGCCGGCGCTGGGGAGTCCCGCTGATTGACGGCGGCACTGTGCGTTTACCGAGATTGATAGGGCTGAGCCGCGCACTTGATTTGATACTGACCGGCCGCCCGGTTAGCGCGGCCGAAGCGCTGAGCATCGGACTTGTTCATCGAGTTGTGCCGGGAGGGACATCGCGCCGGGCGGCTGAAGAGCTGGCTCGCGAGTTGGCCGAATTTCCGCAAGTCTGCATGCGAGGCGACAGGATGTCAGCCTACCAGCAAATCGGATTGAGCCTCGAAGAAGCGATGGCGAATGAATTCGATCACGGCGTTGCTGCATTGAAGGAAGAGACTTCTGCAGGCGCAAAACGGTTCGCGAGCGGGGCCGGACGTCACGGAGCCTTTGAGGAAAGTTCGTAG
- the hflX gene encoding GTPase HflX has protein sequence MAVEWLVEEKAISTIEGNLQGLKHNQIQRLEKLYNRRIPPRQIVSQEFARQLSEASHEIRRQIGVLVNRNGYVEHVIVGNARGIVLPDLKRTRMGADRFRGLRCVHTHLAGEGLTQDDLTDLALLRLDLMASIDVRSDGMPGLVRAAHLLPANGRDSRSATNEVDDALSDAGQPAMWVFLEPQVPSQLDIDFIDLIESLEEELARARHVRNPRDQRDRAILVGVTTGSAASAQESLDELRELARSASVVVLDSIIQRRQKLDPRSLVGRGKLDELIIRSLQLGADVIIFDQNLTPAQVRVINEATDLKIIDRTQLILDIFAQRAQSREGKIQVELAQLKYMLPRLTGSGIEMSRLMGGIGGRGPGETKLEVDRRRVRDRIHLLEKQIEDIRTSRRVQRTRRVRRDLPIISIVGYTNAGKSTLLNSLTSSAVGAEDRMFATLDPTSRRLRLPRDQEVIINDTVGFIRDLPPDLITAFRATLEEMEGSDVLIHLVDASSPQLDSHIASVEKILNELNLSGITRLLVFNKSDLLGESEISNLREAFSAVMVSALDRNTLVPMVEKIGELLESAIAARRPVRDSSRHGAIAIT, from the coding sequence TTGGCTGTCGAATGGTTAGTGGAGGAAAAGGCTATCAGTACCATCGAAGGGAATCTACAAGGACTCAAACACAATCAGATTCAGCGCCTTGAAAAACTTTACAACAGGCGCATCCCGCCGCGTCAGATTGTCTCGCAGGAATTTGCGCGCCAACTGTCGGAAGCATCGCACGAGATTCGCCGGCAGATCGGGGTGCTCGTTAACCGAAATGGCTACGTCGAGCACGTGATCGTCGGTAATGCCCGCGGAATCGTATTGCCGGATCTGAAGCGCACCCGCATGGGCGCCGACCGCTTTCGCGGATTACGCTGTGTTCACACCCATCTGGCAGGCGAGGGGCTGACGCAAGACGACTTGACCGACCTCGCGTTGCTCAGGCTCGACCTGATGGCCTCAATCGACGTGCGCAGTGATGGTATGCCCGGGCTGGTTCGCGCGGCGCACTTGTTGCCAGCCAACGGGCGCGACTCGCGAAGTGCGACCAACGAGGTTGACGATGCGCTTTCCGATGCAGGGCAGCCCGCGATGTGGGTCTTTCTGGAGCCTCAAGTGCCCAGCCAGCTCGACATCGACTTCATCGACTTGATCGAGTCGCTAGAGGAAGAACTGGCTCGCGCGCGTCACGTTCGCAATCCGCGCGATCAGAGAGACCGGGCCATTCTCGTGGGCGTGACCACCGGAAGCGCCGCGTCCGCGCAAGAGTCCCTCGACGAGCTTCGCGAGCTTGCGCGTTCCGCGAGCGTGGTCGTGCTTGACTCGATTATCCAGCGGCGGCAGAAGCTCGATCCTCGATCGCTGGTCGGCCGCGGCAAGCTCGACGAATTGATCATTCGCAGTCTTCAGCTCGGCGCCGATGTCATTATCTTCGATCAGAACCTGACGCCGGCGCAGGTTCGGGTCATCAACGAAGCGACCGACCTCAAGATCATCGATCGCACTCAGCTCATACTGGACATCTTCGCCCAGCGCGCGCAGAGCCGCGAAGGAAAGATTCAGGTCGAGCTTGCGCAGTTGAAATATATGCTCCCGCGCCTCACCGGTTCGGGAATTGAAATGTCGCGGCTGATGGGCGGTATCGGCGGGCGCGGCCCCGGCGAAACAAAACTCGAGGTGGACCGGCGCCGCGTGCGTGATCGAATACACCTTCTTGAAAAACAGATCGAGGACATTCGCACCAGCCGGCGAGTGCAGCGCACACGGCGAGTGCGGCGCGACTTGCCGATAATCTCGATCGTCGGCTACACGAATGCCGGGAAATCGACTCTGCTGAACTCGCTCACCTCGTCGGCGGTCGGCGCGGAGGACCGGATGTTTGCAACGCTGGACCCGACCAGCCGCCGCTTGCGCCTGCCGCGCGATCAAGAGGTCATCATCAACGACACGGTCGGGTTCATTCGCGATCTGCCGCCCGATTTGATAACGGCGTTTCGCGCGACACTCGAAGAGATGGAAGGCTCGGATGTGCTGATTCATCTGGTGGACGCAAGCAGTCCGCAGCTCGACAGTCACATTGCATCGGTCGAGAAGATTCTCAACGAGCTGAACCTGTCAGGAATCACGCGGTTGCTCGTCTTCAACAAGTCTGATTTATTGGGCGAGAGCGAGATATCAAACCTGCGAGAGGCGTTTTCCGCGGTTATGGTCTCGGCGTTGGATCGCAACACGCTCGTACCGATGGTCGAGAAAATCGGAGAATTGCTTGAAAGCGCGATAGCTGCTCGAAGGCCAGTTCGCGACAGCAGCCGTCACGGCGCAATTGCCATCACGTAG